In Eucalyptus grandis isolate ANBG69807.140 chromosome 4, ASM1654582v1, whole genome shotgun sequence, the following proteins share a genomic window:
- the LOC104441618 gene encoding serine/threonine-protein kinase BLUS1 isoform X1, producing the protein MGRMGLNPRPYSANPSDYKLLEEVGYGASATVYRAIYLPLNEVVAVKCLDLDRCFSNLDDIRREAQTMSLIDHPNVIKAYCSFVVERNLWVVMPFMAEGSCLHLMKIAYPDGFEEAAICTILKETLKALEYLHRQGHIHRDVKAGNILLDSSGFVKLADFGVSACMFDTGERQRSRNTFVGTPCWMAPEVLQPGSGYNSKADIWSFGITALELAHGHAPFSKYPPMKVLLMTIQNAPPGLDYDRDKKFSKLFKEMVAMCLVKDPTKRPTAEKLLKHSFFKQAKPPEVSLKKLFVDLPPLSHRVKALQLKDAAQLALKKMPSAEQEALSQSEYNRGVSAWNFDIEDLKAQASLIRDDDDLTEGKEDDEMIMTSTTSAYDKDSNDCRSSLGQPGTSSELLPAESKVKLNGDEVSSSECLNKKGKIHQSDLVESPRPGKVSSMKNGISNEMMPSTSEMDLQAKAKSQTMKSRQTHSGPLVQNMVLSHSLSERGRTTERGEGETLQVTDRAKCEVRRAPSFSGPLMLPNRASANSLSAPIKSSGGFRDSLDEKSKANLVQIKGRFSVTSENLDLVKDIPLGAVPRRSSQGSPLRKSASVGDWIFDSRQTPNCQSSKEFSCNSLPANVIMPHLQNLFQQTSLQQDLIMSLLNSFQTAEVDAAQNGKLPLLPRSLENNGIADLAASQRERLLLLRITELQARMAILTEELTAEKLKHMQLQQQLSSLSIQEENGGQMEGDV; encoded by the exons ATGGGGAGGATGGGATTGAATCCGAGGCCTTACTCCGCGAATCCCAGCGACTACAAGCTCCTCGAGGAGGTCGGATACGGGGCCAGCGCCACTGTGTACAGGGCGATCTACCTCCCCCTCAATGAGGTCGTCGCGGTCAAGTGCTTGGATCTCGATCGCTGCTTCAGCAACTTG GATGATATACGTAGAGAGGCTCAAACAATGTCTTTGATAGACCATCCAAATGTCATAAAAGCATACTGCTCATTTGTGGTCGAGCGGAATTTATGGGTAGTTATGCCATTTATGGCAGAGGGGTCATGTTTACATCTCATGAAGATTGCATACCCAGATGGTTTTGAAGAGGCTGCTATTTGTACCATACTTAAAGAGACTTTGAAGGCTCTAGAGTACCTCCATCGACAGGGACATATACATCGTGATGTCAAG GCGGGAAATATACTACTCGATAGCAGTGGTTTTGTAAAGCTAGCTGACTTTGGTGTTTCAGCATGCATGTTTGATACAGGAGAGAGACAGCGTTCTAGAAATACTTTTGTAGGAACTCCCTGTTG GATGGCACCGGAGGTTCTACAGCCTGGGAGTGGATATAATTCCAA GGCGGATATCTGGTCATTTGGAATAACTGCACTGGAGTTGGCTCATGGTCATGCACCTTTTTCAAAATACCCTCCTATGAAG GTTCTGCTGATGACCATTCAAAATGCACCACCTGGCCTTGACTATGATCGAgataaaaaattttcaaag CTATTCAAAGAGATGGTTGCCATGTGCCTAGTGAAAGATCCAACGAAGAGGCCAACTGCTGAGAAACTGTTGAAACACTCATTTTTCAAGCAGGCCAAGCCTCCAGAAGTTTCTTTGAAGAAATTATTTGTTGACTTGCCCCCACTAAGTCATCGTGTTAAAGCTTTGCAG CTTAAAGATGCTGCACAATTAGCTCTAAAGAAAATGCCATCAGCAGAGCAAGAAGCTTTATCACAG AGTGAGTACAACAGAGGAGTCAGTGCCTGGAATTTTGATATTGAAGATTTAAAAGCCCAAGCATCACTG ATTAGAGATGATGACGACCTCACTGAGGGTAAGGAAGATGATGAGATGATAATGACATCTACAACCTCTGCCTACGATAAG GATTCAAATGATTGCAGATCTTCCTTGGGCCAGCCGGGCACCAGCAGTGAATTACTACCAGCTGAAAGCAAAGTAAAATTAAACGGGGATGAAGTATCATCATCTGAGTGCTTAAATAAAAAGGGGAAGATTCACCAAAGTGATCTTGTAGAATCTCCTCGTCCTGGAAAGGTTAGTTCGATGAAAAATGGTATAAGCAATGAGATGATGCCATCGACATCAGAAATGGATTTACAGGCCAAGGCTAAATCTCAAACAATGAAGAGTCGTCAAACTCACAGTGGGCCTCTCGTGCAAAATATGGTGCTCAGCCATTCTCTTTCTGAGAGAGGTCGAACTACTGAAAG GGGTGAGGGCGAAACTTTACAAGTGACAGACAGAGCTAAGTGTGAAGTGCGAAGGGCACCAAGCTTTAGTGGTCCTCTGATGCTCCCCAATCGAGCTTCAGCTAACAGTTTGTCAGCTCCCATAAAATCTTCTGGAG GATTTAGAGACTCTCTGGATGAAAAGTCGAAGGCTAACTTGGTGCAGATTAAAGGACGATTTTCAGTGACATCTGAAAATTTGGATCTTGTAAAG gATATTCCATTAGGTGCAGTTCCACGTCGATCTTCACAG GGATCACCTTTAAGAAAATCTGCCAGTGTTGGAGACTGGATATTTGACTCCCGGCAAACG CCTAATTGTCAGTCTTCAAAAGAGTTTAGCTGCAACAGTTTGCCTGCAAATGTCATAATGcctcatcttcagaatctttTCCAGCAAACCTCCTTGCAACAG GATCTAATAATGAGTTTGCTGAATAGCTTCCAAACTGCGGAGGTTGATG CTGCTCAAAATGGAAAGTTGCCCCTGTTGCCTCGTAGTTTGGAAAACAATGGAATT GCTGATTTGGCAGCTTCCCAAAGGGAACGATTATTGCTTCTCAGGATTACAGAACTTCAAGCTAG GATGGCCATCTTGACCGAAGAATTGACTGCTGAGAAGTTAAAACACATGCAG TTGCAACAGCAGCTGAGTTCTTTATCTATCCAGGAAGAGAATGGTGGTCAAATGGAAGGGGATGTCTGA
- the LOC104441618 gene encoding serine/threonine-protein kinase BLUS1 isoform X2 has product MGRMGLNPRPYSANPSDYKLLEEVGYGASATVYRAIYLPLNEVVAVKCLDLDRCFSNLDDIRREAQTMSLIDHPNVIKAYCSFVVERNLWVVMPFMAEGSCLHLMKIAYPDGFEEAAICTILKETLKALEYLHRQGHIHRDVKAGNILLDSSGFVKLADFGVSACMFDTGERQRSRNTFVGTPCWMAPEVLQPGSGYNSKADIWSFGITALELAHGHAPFSKYPPMKVLLMTIQNAPPGLDYDRDKKFSKLFKEMVAMCLVKDPTKRPTAEKLLKHSFFKQAKPPEVSLKKLFVDLPPLSHRVKALQLKDAAQLALKKMPSAEQEALSQSEYNRGVSAWNFDIEDLKAQASLIRDDDDLTEGKEDDEMIMTSTTSAYDKDSNDCRSSLGQPGTSSELLPAESKVKLNGDEVSSSECLNKKGKIHQSDLVESPRPGKVSSMKNGISNEMMPSTSEMDLQAKAKSQTMKSRQTHSGPLVQNMVLSHSLSERGRTTERGEGETLQVTDRAKCEVRRAPSFSGPLMLPNRASANSLSAPIKSSGGFRDSLDEKSKANLVQIKGRFSVTSENLDLVKGSPLRKSASVGDWIFDSRQTPNCQSSKEFSCNSLPANVIMPHLQNLFQQTSLQQDLIMSLLNSFQTAEVDAAQNGKLPLLPRSLENNGIADLAASQRERLLLLRITELQARMAILTEELTAEKLKHMQLQQQLSSLSIQEENGGQMEGDV; this is encoded by the exons ATGGGGAGGATGGGATTGAATCCGAGGCCTTACTCCGCGAATCCCAGCGACTACAAGCTCCTCGAGGAGGTCGGATACGGGGCCAGCGCCACTGTGTACAGGGCGATCTACCTCCCCCTCAATGAGGTCGTCGCGGTCAAGTGCTTGGATCTCGATCGCTGCTTCAGCAACTTG GATGATATACGTAGAGAGGCTCAAACAATGTCTTTGATAGACCATCCAAATGTCATAAAAGCATACTGCTCATTTGTGGTCGAGCGGAATTTATGGGTAGTTATGCCATTTATGGCAGAGGGGTCATGTTTACATCTCATGAAGATTGCATACCCAGATGGTTTTGAAGAGGCTGCTATTTGTACCATACTTAAAGAGACTTTGAAGGCTCTAGAGTACCTCCATCGACAGGGACATATACATCGTGATGTCAAG GCGGGAAATATACTACTCGATAGCAGTGGTTTTGTAAAGCTAGCTGACTTTGGTGTTTCAGCATGCATGTTTGATACAGGAGAGAGACAGCGTTCTAGAAATACTTTTGTAGGAACTCCCTGTTG GATGGCACCGGAGGTTCTACAGCCTGGGAGTGGATATAATTCCAA GGCGGATATCTGGTCATTTGGAATAACTGCACTGGAGTTGGCTCATGGTCATGCACCTTTTTCAAAATACCCTCCTATGAAG GTTCTGCTGATGACCATTCAAAATGCACCACCTGGCCTTGACTATGATCGAgataaaaaattttcaaag CTATTCAAAGAGATGGTTGCCATGTGCCTAGTGAAAGATCCAACGAAGAGGCCAACTGCTGAGAAACTGTTGAAACACTCATTTTTCAAGCAGGCCAAGCCTCCAGAAGTTTCTTTGAAGAAATTATTTGTTGACTTGCCCCCACTAAGTCATCGTGTTAAAGCTTTGCAG CTTAAAGATGCTGCACAATTAGCTCTAAAGAAAATGCCATCAGCAGAGCAAGAAGCTTTATCACAG AGTGAGTACAACAGAGGAGTCAGTGCCTGGAATTTTGATATTGAAGATTTAAAAGCCCAAGCATCACTG ATTAGAGATGATGACGACCTCACTGAGGGTAAGGAAGATGATGAGATGATAATGACATCTACAACCTCTGCCTACGATAAG GATTCAAATGATTGCAGATCTTCCTTGGGCCAGCCGGGCACCAGCAGTGAATTACTACCAGCTGAAAGCAAAGTAAAATTAAACGGGGATGAAGTATCATCATCTGAGTGCTTAAATAAAAAGGGGAAGATTCACCAAAGTGATCTTGTAGAATCTCCTCGTCCTGGAAAGGTTAGTTCGATGAAAAATGGTATAAGCAATGAGATGATGCCATCGACATCAGAAATGGATTTACAGGCCAAGGCTAAATCTCAAACAATGAAGAGTCGTCAAACTCACAGTGGGCCTCTCGTGCAAAATATGGTGCTCAGCCATTCTCTTTCTGAGAGAGGTCGAACTACTGAAAG GGGTGAGGGCGAAACTTTACAAGTGACAGACAGAGCTAAGTGTGAAGTGCGAAGGGCACCAAGCTTTAGTGGTCCTCTGATGCTCCCCAATCGAGCTTCAGCTAACAGTTTGTCAGCTCCCATAAAATCTTCTGGAG GATTTAGAGACTCTCTGGATGAAAAGTCGAAGGCTAACTTGGTGCAGATTAAAGGACGATTTTCAGTGACATCTGAAAATTTGGATCTTGTAAAG GGATCACCTTTAAGAAAATCTGCCAGTGTTGGAGACTGGATATTTGACTCCCGGCAAACG CCTAATTGTCAGTCTTCAAAAGAGTTTAGCTGCAACAGTTTGCCTGCAAATGTCATAATGcctcatcttcagaatctttTCCAGCAAACCTCCTTGCAACAG GATCTAATAATGAGTTTGCTGAATAGCTTCCAAACTGCGGAGGTTGATG CTGCTCAAAATGGAAAGTTGCCCCTGTTGCCTCGTAGTTTGGAAAACAATGGAATT GCTGATTTGGCAGCTTCCCAAAGGGAACGATTATTGCTTCTCAGGATTACAGAACTTCAAGCTAG GATGGCCATCTTGACCGAAGAATTGACTGCTGAGAAGTTAAAACACATGCAG TTGCAACAGCAGCTGAGTTCTTTATCTATCCAGGAAGAGAATGGTGGTCAAATGGAAGGGGATGTCTGA